Part of the Spinacia oleracea cultivar Varoflay chromosome 5, BTI_SOV_V1, whole genome shotgun sequence genome, GAGAAGTGCTTCTCACCCTGTGCAATTAATATCTGGAATCCGCTAATGCATTTCCATCTAGTGCCAACTGAACAACACTGTCTATTATCAATATACTTTTGTTAATTATGGAGTTACTTTTCTCTTCTGTTTGCTGAAACAATTGGCAACATACTTTCTGTTTGCATCATTAAacattataatattattttgtaCTTCATATATTTGTAAAGTTCGTCTAAATGTTTAAATGTTCTTTATATTCTTGACAGTTAACTTAGTCTTTTTCTTGGCTGTGATTTGCAAGTTCTTTAGGGCTTATTGAGTGCTCAAGGGAGTATTTTATATATTAaagtgtttcatttttttttcttttttttgttggggAAGGGGTCAATTGGCCGCTCTCTAGAAATTTGCTAGCAGACTTAATTATGGTTGGTGTGGTTAGGGTATATGTGGGGCTATGTGTGTCCCAACTGTGTCATGAACTTCAGTTCAACGACGTTATGTATGGCTGTTTGAGTACTAGTCGCTAAAGCTGTTCGTGTCAAAGGGGCATAATAAACAGAAAAATTACACCGGATCACTGATAATGGTTTTAGTCTAATGTGAACAATTTTCAcagatttttatttcaaaaatgtTGAACTATAAGAGAAAACACTTATAGGGCCACCCTCAGGGAAGGGCGTCTCTTAGGACGGCTTTGTACCCCTAGTGATCTGTTCATCTCTGATAAACTTGAGTGGCTGATCTTCATGACATACTGATTTTCTTGTTGACCCTTTTGATTGCATAAATGATAGTTCTAATCTGTGGTCTCATGGGTTGCTATAGGCAAACACATTTTTCAATTTCTTGACATCAACAAACTGAGTGAGTCACTTCTGAATTCTGATACATTGACAAACTGAACAATTTGTTTTTGCATTTTTCAATTTCTTGACATCAACAAACTGAACAATTTGTCAACAGTTCTGTCAAGTTTATGTGTCTATATGAGTAGGAAATCATCTAAAAGCTTTGGGCAGTCAAGATGAACCAGATTATGTGCTGGAATATTTGTGTGTTCAATGTCACATCTTAGTCTGTTTATATTGACAAACTATTAGCCATCCAGAAAGGGTAAAATGAAGGGAAATAAAAGTTAGCTTTTCCTTACCCTCGGTTTTTGCCCTTTTAGTTCGTTAAATAAGGACAAAGGGTTATATAGTATTTGAAGTCCTGCAACTACCTCTTTATTTATTTGATATCATGAGTGGAATTTCATGTTGATATTGTTTAGTGCTTGCCCTTCCCCCCTTTTTTCCTGGAGAAAAGCCTAATATGATAATATATATTCCAtgtttaaacaaaaaaatagggACACGACATGTTTCCTTAATTGGGAAGAAAGTATACGATTGTTGTACTCTGCGGAGAGGTCCTCTAGTTTGGATTCCTGAGATCAATTGACAGACAAGAACCTGATTAGGAGCACTGGAAATTAGTAGTAATATTATCTTTTATTGATGCATTAAAACATTGAAGTTCACATTGCAAATCTGCAATTTGTGGAACTAATAAAAATTCTTACCTTTTAGAACATAGTTTTTCTATAAGGGTACTAGTCTTACTATTATACTAAGCATAGATAGTGGTTCAATTAGATACCAATACCTGCCATACTCGAATATCACAGTCTAAACTACCACTATAGACAAGATAAATTGAGGTAGATGTGTTATTATGAGGGTAATAAGCATCAGCTGCTGCAGTCAAGCACTTGATTGGACCCTGGTGCCCTTCCAATACCGCGAGACAACAATAGTGTCTCCCAACCCTTCTCCAAACTCTTACAGTTTTATCAGCTGAACCACTGAAAACCAAGTCATCAACGGCGGCCAAACACAATATAGCTTTAGTATGGCCCCTCAACGCTCCTAAAAGTTCCATGCTTTCGTCATCACCACTCTTTTCCCACACTAATATTGACCTATCACATGCCCCTGAGTACAACAACAACCCATCAGGGCTAAGCGCCAAGGCGTTTATCCCTGAAATGTGCTTCTCCAGTGTGTTGACCAGAGTATGCTTCTTCTCTCCTGGGAATTTCTTCCATACTTTAATCTTCTTATCTGCTGATCCTGTGTAAACATATCCATCATAAGACACGGCGATTGCATTTATAGCATCGTCGTGTGCATTCTTAACTGACTCCAAACATCTGAAGTCAGATGTTTGCCAGATTTTTAGTGTTCTGTCCCATGAAACAGAGTAGAGAAGGGACTGGTCTTGCGATAAGGCTATCGCAGAGACAGTGTCAACATGATGTACCCATGTACATTTCTTATGCCTTCGAATCTCAACTTGGTTGCTTGGGTTTAGAAGTCTCATAGTA contains:
- the LOC110776901 gene encoding protein JINGUBANG-like, which gives rise to MQTSSHLSSYSNDDSEHYDSRSASFSSLPSLPRVPGLTVNPYELNHLSSTLSNCITTLTGHTSYIFSLTLAGKYLYTGSSDNEIRVWKRNPFSYEADDDESLANNVVAVGKSAVKSLLVLANQLLSGHQDCKIRIWKIKNQESLNIKYDKIATLPTLGDRTMRLLNPSNQVEIRRHKKCTWVHHVDTVSAIALSQDQSLLYSVSWDRTLKIWQTSDFRCLESVKNAHDDAINAIAVSYDGYVYTGSADKKIKVWKKFPGEKKHTLVNTLEKHISGINALALSPDGLLLYSGACDRSILVWEKSGDDESMELLGALRGHTKAILCLAAVDDLVFSGSADKTVRVWRRVGRHYCCLAVLEGHQGPIKCLTAAADAYYPHNNTSTSIYLVYSGSLDCDIRVWQVLVSN